In the genome of Thermodesulfobacteriota bacterium, one region contains:
- a CDS encoding caspase family protein: MFTYHFRLQSQNTNINRLVSTSLRPETVKAIIDQSDCEKLVFIIDSCYSGAVGQSPRSPDIVTKSLEQISGRGATIISATGALEEAIERDDLEHGIFTHYLVKGLEDGEIDYDKDGYISVDELYDYVKKNVGNETKDKQVPTKKGEGKVNIARSIKVVKERET; encoded by the coding sequence TTGTTTACCTATCACTTTCGACTTCAGTCTCAGAACACTAATATCAATAGACTCGTCTCAACCTCGCTTCGCCCGGAAACTGTCAAGGCGATTATAGACCAAAGCGATTGTGAGAAATTAGTCTTCATAATCGATAGCTGTTATAGCGGGGCAGTAGGACAATCCCCTCGAAGCCCGGATATAGTCACTAAATCTCTTGAACAGATTTCCGGGCGGGGAGCAACAATAATTTCAGCCACAGGCGCCTTAGAGGAGGCGATAGAACGTGATGACCTGGAGCATGGGATTTTTACCCACTACCTGGTCAAAGGCTTGGAGGATGGAGAAATTGACTATGACAAGGACGGTTATATATCTGTAGATGAACTATACGACTATGTTAAAAAGAACGTGGGAAATGAGACCAAAGATAAGCAGGTCCCTACAAAAAAGGGAGAGGGTAAGGTTAATATCGCCAGAAGTATTAAGGTGGTAAAAGAGAGGGAAACCTAA